The following proteins are co-located in the Triticum aestivum cultivar Chinese Spring chromosome 1A, IWGSC CS RefSeq v2.1, whole genome shotgun sequence genome:
- the LOC100037577 gene encoding fasciclin-like arabinogalactan protein 12, with amino-acid sequence MASASRILLVAALLLAASAMTSAQKAKAPAKPAPAAADAPAAVEAPAKPAPAAADAPGAAAADGKPPTDVTAMLEKSGKYSKFVQLLKETRVETQINAQLTDSYNGLTIFAPTDAAIDGLKAGTLNGLSSQEQIQMVLYCVLPRFYSLSMLGTLNGKVSTQASGHSGPYTYKIKPSGNNVNVSTGVKGNNMLLGSVVSKDFPLACYSVDKMPLPYELFGPQPPTPAPAPAPAPTKSKPKKKKKSAGIAEAPEADDATADDDTEKSAAASLSGVARWAAVLGAAVLGAMF; translated from the coding sequence ATGGCGTCGGCGTCGCGGATCCTGCTCGtggccgcgctgctcctggcggcgtCGGCGATGACGTCGGCGCAGAAGGCGAAGGCGCCCGCGAagccggcccccgccgccgccgacgcgccCGCGGCCGTCGAGGCGCCCGCGAAGCCCGCCCCGGCCGCAGCCGACGCGCCCGGCGCGGCTGCCGCCGACGGGAAGCCGCCGACGGACGTGACGGCCATGCTGGAGAAGTCCGGCAAGTACTCCAAGTTCGTGCAGCTGCTCAAGGAGACCCGCGTGGAGACCCAGATCAACGCGCAGCTGACGGACAGCTACAACGGGCTGACCATCTTCGCGCCCACCGACGCCGCCATCGACGGGCTCAAGGCCGGCACCCTCAACGGGCTCTCGTCCCAGGAGCAGATCCAGATGGTGCTCTACTGCGTGCTGCCACGGTTCTACTCCCTCTCCATGCTCGGCACCCTCAACGGCAAGGTCAGCACGCAGGCGTCCGGCCACTCCGGCCCCTACACCTACAAGATCAAGCCCTCCGGCAACAACGTCAACGTCTCCACCGGCGTCAAGGGCAACAACATGCTCCTCGGCAGCGTCGTCAGCAAGGACTTCCCGCTGGCCTGCTACTCCGTGGACAAGATGCCGCTCCCCTACGAGCTGTTCGGCCCGCAGCCGCCCACCCCGGCGCCCGCCCCGGCCCCGGCCCCCACCAAGTccaagcccaagaagaagaagaagtccgccGGGATCGCCGAGGCGCCCGAGGCCGAcgacgccaccgccgacgacgacacCGAGAAGTCCGCCGCCGCGTCCCTCTCCGGCGTCGCCAGGTGGGCCGCTGTACTCGGTGCCGCCGTCCTCGGCGCCATGTTCTGA